Genomic window (Leucoraja erinacea ecotype New England unplaced genomic scaffold, Leri_hhj_1 Leri_1304S, whole genome shotgun sequence):
tgtttctatgtcactgatttaaaaaaaccttcttctctccagagatgctgcttgtcccgctgagttactccagcattttgtgtctttctgcgattgaaaccaacatctgcagttctttcctacacagttgaTGGCATGTGATGTCATCAGCTGAACGTGCTGTCCTGCTCCTTGCAATTGTTGTCTAATACCGGCTTTTAATCTGTGTATTACAGAGCAGCGGGACGTGTGAACGGCAGTCACCATCATGGCTGAGGGAGTGGACCAGGGAGGAGATTCAGTGGCCTCGACAATGAGGACAGGCGACGGTGTGTTGCAGAATTACGTCAGATATAAATGTCCCACCAATGTGACCGGATCAGATTGCCTGAcctgcagcacacacacacacacggggagagggAATAGTGGATCAACGGAAGGGCAACAGACCTGAGCCGGAGAGAGTACAGGAATGATAGGGCAGGTGTGTCTGCGTTGGGGTCATTTGATGGGTATAAAGACTGTCTGGGAGCAGCTACTAGAGGGGACAGCGAACATGGGATGATTAGAgatgtttttaaaacatagaaaccatagacaataggtgcaggagtagaggccattcggcccttcgagcctgcaccgccattcaatatgatcatggctgatcatccaactcagtatcccgtacctgccttctctccataccccctgatccctttagccacaagggccacatctaactccctcttaaatatagccaatgaactgtgtggcctcaactaccctctgtggcagagagttccacagattcaccactctctgtgtgaaaaaagttcttctcatctcggtttaaaaggatttcccccttatccttaagctgtgaccccttgtcctggacttccctaacatcgggaaacaatcttcctgcatctagcctgtccaaccccttaacaattttgtaagtttctataagatcccctctcaatctcctaaattctagagagtataaaccaagtctatccagtctttcttcatatgacagtcctgacatcccaggaatcagtctggtgaaccgtctctgcactccctctatggcaataatgtccttcctcagatttggagaccaaaactgtacgcaatactccaggtgtggtctcaccaagaccctgtacaactgcagtagaacctccctgctcctatactcaaatccttttgctatgaaagctaacatgccattcgcttccttcactgcctgctgcacctgcatgcctactttcaacgactggtgtaccatgacacccaggtctcgctgtaactccccctttcccaatcggccaccatttagataatagtctgctttcccgtttttgccaccaaaatggataacctcacatttatccacattattaccTGATCTGCCAAACAtgtgcccacacacacccagcctatggctgaagtcaccttgcagtcttcaGTAGCCTCACAATCACAGGCTAACACTGTGTTGCAGCTTACGTCAGAtataaacttggagatattgccttcaattccctgagAGCGGATCATTAACACATATtgtaatagctggggtcccagtaggggccttgcggtaccccagagAGTCACTGCGTTGGGAAAAGGTGTTTACTCCTGATGGGCTTCCTTTTTGCCAGCCAGTGTCTGGGAGCACATCAATAGAGGGGAGCGAATGCCTTGTGATTTATGATTAGTAGACTAATTTAAAAGTGAGGGAAAACTGTTCCGACTCAGCGTGGCAGTTAGTGGAAGAAGCAAAGAGGTTATGTTTTGTGAGCCTTGGTGAACAAAGGATGTTGAAGGTCTGATGAGGGAAAATAAGTGAATGTTTGTCAGGGATGGGAAGCTACTCCCAGTGAATTGTTAGAGGTTTAATGGGGAAATGAGAGAGAACCAAGGAATTAGGATGGTCAAAATAGGCCTGAACCCGAAAGGGTTGATTGTAGTTGGGGAGAGAATGTCTAAAATGATGGGAGACCGACACGGGAAAGTTGTATATTGATGAGGGGGGGTGTTGATTGTCAGATGGTTAGAGATGAAACCAGGACTAAAATGAGACTAAAGAGAAAACGAGTCAAAGGTCTTGTAATGCGACACAATGTTTGAATGACGTGAAATGTAAAGGGCCTGCACCACCAGCATgagatagcatgcgtctagcgcgaccaaacgtggtcgcttgaggcgtaaggcctcgcggggccagtcccacttcgatcggtggaggcgtatggagttgtgcggtgctggaaaaatcttgcactgtctgaAAATCCCGCGTGACAACGGcctgcattgagggcgtacgcagcatcttgacaccgTACGGCTAGCGCatggcattgcgtgatgacgtcactgcccgacaCCGTGCGAggtccaaattcagttggcccgcctcctgcccagctgattggtgagtacgatgtcgggaccagccccgctcaACTCCAgacgcctccgcggttggaagtgggaccggccccgcgaggccgtacgcctcaagccaccacgtttggtcgcgctagacgcaatcaatcgcatgctggtgggacaggtgcTGAGATTTGGGTGGAATGGTTGGGGAAATTTGCGGATGGGGAATAGGTTATGGATTgggataaggagagaaggaaagggactATGAAGTATTGAAAGAGGTTGGAGAGATGTGGCAACGGTGTATTCTGCCAAAAGGTGTCAACATTGTGTCCATCCAGTATCAAGAAGAGAATGTACCCGTGGGATTGAACAGTGGGGAGGGACAATTGTTGTGAGTTAGCGCATTGTTTAGATGCCGCAGGGAATAAGTTACAGCAACAGCCTGGGGACCATCGTCAGGGCAAGTCGAGGATGGCAGCcgggtctctctccctccctccctccgtgcAGTGTGTGGGTAGATCCGGCACGTGGCCTGACAGCAACCTGCTGATCGGAACAGAGCACCTCATCTCCGTCATGTGGTCTGCCTTTTAGTagagtgggggtggtgacagctaTCCGTGGTGGAAAACAGACAACCCTTGATAATTCCATTATTTTGATTCATCACAGCTCCTCCAATGTCTTCGATGATGGAGCTCCTGGAAAGGTGTGATGATTCGCAGCTGCTGGATTTGACAAATCATTACCGCCAGAGGCTGGAAGAGGCGATTCAAGAGGAAGTGAAGAATGTCGCCTTCGTTCTAGCGTACGAGAAATATTTCAGTGAGCAAGAGTACAAGGTAGGGAGAGGAATGGATGAGTGGGTAACTTCAGCCGATACTCAAATGTATTcatgcacaaatattgtgggccgaagagtccaTTCTTGTGCTGTCCTGCTCTCTATAATTACAGCTCAGTACGGTGCAGTCACAAAGAATATCCCGTACAGTGGCGGTGAGTTTGTCAAACACACCATTATATTCAGGATGTGGTGTAATACACTGACACAAACCAAAGCGTTTTTATGATTCACATCGCTAGCAAAACACTCGCAACACAATAGTTATATGCACCTTTTACATGTTTGGGATAATTAAGAGGTGATCAACTTCTCTTTGCAGTCTTACATCCTTGTTTTCCCCCATTTCTAATCTTCTCTGCCAAATGGATACAATTAAAGGTCTTCTGTTATTTCCTGGTGAGTCTTATTAGCCTCAACCTGGTTTACAAACTCCTATATTTATCGTTACTGCGGCCAGCTATGCTTTACAATGTAAACACTTTAAGAATCTATAATTGCCTTTCCCAGTGTAATTTACCTTCTATATGTTGACCTTTTTCCCCAACATGCCTCCTTAGTATGGAAACTCTTGGGTTAAACATGCTACTAACTTACTCCTATGAATTTCAAAATGTCTTACATCAAGCACTGGGCCATTTCGTTTAACATCTATTGTTAGCAAGATGATAGGctcaataatatattttttaaatctaattctTTGAGAAAGCAGTAACCAATCAGACCATGGCAACATGCTTTAATgaatgggatggcaggactttcatatgaagaaagactggatagactcggcttgtactcgctagaatttagaagattgagaggggggtcttatagaaacgtacaaaattcttaaggggttggacaggctagatgcaggaagattattcccaatgttggggaagtccaaaactaggggtcacagtttaaggataagggggaaatcttttaggaccgagatgagaaaatcattttttacatagagagtgatgaatctgtggaattctctgccacagaaggtagttgaggccacagttcattgactatatttaggaGGTTAGGTAGACTGGGATATTTTTTCTTTGGTGTGcaagagaatgaggggtgactcTACTGAGGTGGCTCATGGGGctgtaggccaaatgcaggcaaatggcccTAGCTGACAATTgccacttggttggcatggacaatgtgggctgaatggcctgtctctGTGTGGTATACTACTCCATCACTCTACCACGTATGTGACTCTAGTAAATCCAACGACAAGGTTAGCCGAGGGTTCCGTTTCCATACAGTACAGCTCTATAACTACTTGTCCCTTCACTCTTCACAGCAAGTCATCAAACGCACGAAGAGAGGAAGCCGTGCGGCCGGTTCCACACTTCTCCTCAACCTGGTGACTGAGAAAGAGCCACGGGTCCTTAAACTGATATGGAAATGCTTCGTAAAAATGCACCACCTGCTCCCCGAACTGAAAGCAAtggaggaagaaggtacaggacacTTTTCTATAGAGAATTTGATCTTTTTATCAAAATGCAACTCAGACTCATTTCACGAACTGATTCCAACAGGTTCTGATCTGATCGAATCGTTCAAAAACATGAAGCTTTCCTCGGAACTACCTACTGATCTGGAAGGTATTCAATtgcatgttttgtttagtttagttcagggagaCGGCATGGAAACATGACATTCTGCCGACTGCGTACacgccatccatccatccatcacccTTTCACGCTAGTCCTAGTGTATCCCATGTTTATATCAACTTGcagtctagggacaatttgcagaagtccaattaacctacgtctgaGAGGAAAGTGAAGGACTCTGGAAGAAAAAACCCtcatggttacggggagaagctgcaaactccacataaacagcacctgaggtcaggatcaaacctgggtctctggcactgtgaggcagtggtctTCCAGGTCTCccagctttctccaaccacccccactaTAAACAGCCTGAAGAGGTTTCCTGACATGACTCTtctcatatccatgttctccagggacgagttactccagtactattgTGCTCTGTGATACAATCAAACACCTCGATCTGGATAGCTGCAGCATTCAGTGTGAAGGTCTCCAGTGGCTGAAACCGATTCTGCACAAGTGTCAGCACTTGAGGTAACTGTCCGTTTGATGCTAACACTGAACTGTAAAATTGTTCCACTATTTTGTTATTCCGTCCAGCACCCCTTTATGGGGCCGAGCGGCCGTCACTGTGCACGGGGGCACCCCTCCTATTTTACCCCCACTCCTCCGGGTCACCGGTGATCGACCCCCTCCCCCGGGTCACGCATGTTGCCTGCCTACTCTGCCGCCGTTCTCTGCACGGGGAACATTTGTCGGTCGGGGAATGAGAATAAATGGTGAAAGTCACCAAACACCACATTCACAGAGATTTGTTCAATAATGTGCTGAGGTGTTTCCATAAATATCCGTTTGGGAGAAGTTATCTATCTCAGCCTCGTCGGCCGGGGATTGTTTCTTACTCTGTCTGTTTGTGTTTAGTCTGGGAGACAACGACCTGGGAAATTCCGGAGTGAAACTGGTGTCTGAAGCTCTGAGGAACCCGGACTGTAAAATACAGACACTGGGGTAAGTCCCAGACTGTGAGAGATTGTGTTTACACTCACTGGGTGtctgacactgaacattaatatgatcagtaattgtgtcactgataaacactggggatttgcaccgtctcctgtctctctctctgtgcacacattcaatgggatcatggctgatcatccacaatcagtaccccatttctgtcGAGATAAAGGAACCACATTCCCTCATGCCTGTATGAACCCAGGAGATGCATTTGAGCTTAAAAGCACCTTGCCAAGCCAGGGAAAATGCCATAAAATGGATTTTGCTGCCTGCCTGGCTGAGAATGCATTTTAAGCCCCACAAAGGCCTGTAAAAGTGCAGAAAGCATTTCCTCGTGTCTGTATGAAGTCAGGAGATGTATTTCAGCTAGCTAGACTTTGCAAAAGGCCATAAATTGCATTTTGCAGCCTAGCAGAAAATCTTTTTCTCTGGCACAAGGCCCCTAAAAAGCCTACAGACCAGTCCGTCATGTCTGTATCGTCAGGAGATGTATTTGAGCTTAAAAGCAGCTTGCTAGACCTGTCACTCTCTGTGTACCTCAccctcgctctctctcatctccaggctGAACAGTGTCGGTCTCACAGTTTCTGGAGCCGTGGATCTCGCCTCCGCTCTCAGTACAAACCACACGGTGACGAAGCTGGTCCTGAGTGGGAATAAACTGGGAGATTCCGGAGTGAAACTGGTGTCTGAAGCTCTGAGGAACCCGGACTGTAAAATACAGACACTGTGGTAAGTCCCAGACTGTGAGAGATTGtgggggaccccagctatttaccatatatattaatgatctggatgagggaattgaaggcaatatctccaagtttgaggatgacactaagctggggggcagtgttagctgtgaggaggatgctaggaga
Coding sequences:
- the LOC129715657 gene encoding NACHT, LRR and PYD domains-containing protein 12-like is translated as MAEGVDQGGDSVASTMRTGDAPPMSSMMELLERCDDSQLLDLTNHYRQRLEEAIQEEVKNVAFVLAYEKYFSEQEYKQVIKRTKRGSRAAGSTLLLNLVTEKEPRVLKLIWKCFVKMHHLLPELKAMEEEGSDLIESFKNMKLSSELPTDLEGTSYSSTIVLCDTIKHLDLDSCSIQCEGLQWLKPILHKCQHLSLGDNDLGNSGVKLVSEALRNPDCKIQTLGLNSVGLTVSGAVDLASALSTNHTVTKLVLSGNKLGDSGVKLVSEALRNPDCKIQTLWLGSVGLTDSGAKDLVSTLSTKPSLTNLCLTHNSLTDLCVPALRRLIPTFPRLEQIR